A genomic segment from Paenibacillus sp. FSL K6-1096 encodes:
- a CDS encoding YvcK family protein produces MGGGTGLSVMLRGLKEKPLDITAIVTVADDGGSSGILRSELQMPPPGDIRNVLTAMADVEPLMAQIMRYRFSSGEGLAGHSLGNLILAALTDISGDFVTAVRELSRLFAVRGRVLPAAGEAVVLHAEMADGTIVSGESKIPEAGGVIKRVFLEPVDVEPLPEALEAIRSADAILLGPGSLYTSILPNLLVPKLAEAVVASEAIKIFVCNVMTQPGETDNYTVNDHLQAVYDHIGLHLFDYVIVNDGEIPEQVQVKYAEKGARPVQLDREAVDGNGYKVIADKLVLFRTYLRHDTDKLSHHIFQLVQDWINRKS; encoded by the coding sequence ATGGGCGGGGGAACCGGACTCTCCGTAATGCTGCGGGGGCTCAAGGAGAAGCCGCTTGATATTACAGCGATCGTCACCGTGGCGGATGACGGCGGAAGCTCCGGCATTCTGCGCAGTGAGCTGCAGATGCCGCCGCCTGGGGACATCCGCAACGTGCTGACAGCAATGGCGGATGTTGAGCCGCTGATGGCGCAGATTATGCGGTACCGCTTCAGCAGCGGGGAAGGGCTCGCCGGGCATAGCCTGGGCAATCTGATTCTGGCCGCACTGACCGACATCTCCGGCGATTTCGTCACGGCTGTCAGAGAGCTGAGCCGGCTCTTCGCCGTCCGCGGCCGGGTGCTGCCCGCCGCCGGTGAGGCGGTGGTTCTCCATGCAGAGATGGCAGACGGCACCATTGTGTCCGGGGAATCCAAAATCCCCGAGGCGGGGGGCGTTATCAAACGCGTCTTCCTGGAGCCGGTGGATGTGGAACCGCTGCCGGAGGCACTGGAGGCGATCCGCAGCGCAGACGCTATTCTGCTGGGTCCGGGCAGCCTGTATACCAGTATTCTGCCGAATCTGCTGGTGCCTAAGCTGGCAGAGGCGGTAGTCGCTTCAGAGGCGATCAAGATTTTTGTATGCAATGTAATGACCCAGCCCGGAGAGACGGATAATTACACGGTGAATGACCATCTCCAGGCGGTATACGACCATATCGGGCTGCATCTGTTCGACTATGTGATTGTGAATGACGGGGAGATCCCCGAGCAGGTTCAGGTCAAATATGCTGAGAAGGGCGCCCGCCCGGTGCAGCTTGACCGCGAAGCCGTCGACGGGAACGGGTATAAGGTGATCGCCGACAAGCTTGTATTATTCCGGACGTATTTAAGGCATGATACAGATAAGCTGAGCCACCATATTTTCCAGCTGGTGCAGGATTGGATTAACAGAAAGAGTTAA
- the rapZ gene encoding RNase adapter RapZ, whose product MTNTEQTLPGHATLIIITGMSGAGKTIAVQSLEDLGFFCVDNLPPVLIPKFAELIEQSKGKIAKVALVIDLRGREFFTALSESLAYIKDESTIGFEILFLDATDSVLVQRYKESRRHHPLAPKGMPLDGIRMERQMLEELKNSATLCLDTSSMKPAQLKAKIVSRFSHVGKSTISVNITSFGFKYGIPIDADLVFDVRFLPNPHYVDHLRPKTGQDNEVYDYVMKWPETQEFLTKLLDMLQFLIPQYHKEGKSQVIIGIGCTGGKHRSVAIAEYLGKMLGVSETESVAVSHRDSERDRHG is encoded by the coding sequence ATGACCAACACCGAGCAAACATTACCCGGTCACGCCACCCTGATTATCATTACAGGCATGTCCGGTGCAGGCAAGACGATCGCGGTGCAGAGCCTGGAGGATCTCGGATTCTTCTGCGTCGATAATCTTCCGCCTGTACTCATCCCGAAGTTCGCTGAACTGATTGAGCAGTCGAAGGGCAAAATTGCCAAGGTGGCGCTGGTCATCGACCTCAGAGGACGGGAGTTCTTCACCGCCTTGTCCGAATCTCTGGCGTATATTAAGGATGAGTCTACAATCGGCTTCGAGATTCTTTTCCTGGATGCAACCGATTCGGTGCTTGTCCAGCGCTACAAAGAGAGCCGCAGACATCATCCGCTGGCCCCCAAAGGGATGCCGCTTGATGGAATCCGCATGGAGCGCCAGATGCTGGAGGAGCTGAAGAATTCAGCGACCCTCTGTCTGGATACCAGCAGCATGAAGCCGGCGCAGCTCAAGGCCAAAATCGTGTCAAGGTTCTCCCATGTCGGCAAAAGCACGATCTCGGTGAACATTACCTCATTTGGCTTCAAGTATGGCATTCCGATTGACGCTGACCTGGTGTTCGACGTCCGGTTCCTGCCTAATCCGCATTATGTGGATCATTTGCGGCCCAAGACAGGCCAAGACAACGAAGTGTACGACTATGTAATGAAATGGCCTGAAACGCAAGAGTTCCTGACCAAGCTGTTAGACATGCTTCAATTCCTGATTCCGCAATACCACAAAGAAGGCAAATCCCAGGTTATTATCGGCATCGGATGCACTGGCGGCAAACACCGCTCGGTAGCCATCGCTGAATATCTGGGCAAAATGCTAGGGGTTAGCGAGACGGAATCCGTAGCTGTCAGCCATCGGGATTCCGAACGTGACCGGCATGGATGA
- a CDS encoding tetratricopeptide repeat protein: MMEITSEHTAEDLKVIPVTLDANFFFERAVRSLDRFQYDKALKNFRKAVEYEPDNPVNHCNMAGILSEMGNYTESNKILAHVLEKIDPAMTECHFYMANNFANMESFEEAERALVTYLEEDASGEFIAESEELMELLQYELNRPAPLVRIRSREGAFEHDKARSLLEEGKFPQAVELLEEITASTPDFLAAHNNLALAYFYMGRFAKSQECLNEVLKQDPGNLHALCNMAIFLQYAGEKEQLEPLLAMLEATVPFHQEHVFKMATTMGILGRHDAAYSHFRRLLKDEEVSGDAGLYHYCAAAASNSGRYSEALRCWRQAAKLDPDSAVPAFFLAQLQQAQGEGRSMPAVSYNYQLPFQEQLKQWKGQPGRFTEEVRNNPLLRASFFWALRYGDASTKFQVTEALRWIEDEELSGSLRGVLEEELLQTDRLQEAALFSLQRLIGGHREEAGAPLENQEPAGGKLPGTGGLPPSTTGV, translated from the coding sequence ATGATGGAGATAACTTCAGAGCATACCGCAGAGGACCTTAAGGTCATTCCGGTGACTCTGGATGCGAATTTCTTCTTTGAACGAGCCGTGCGGTCGCTGGACCGCTTTCAATATGACAAGGCATTAAAGAATTTTCGCAAAGCTGTTGAATATGAGCCGGATAATCCGGTGAATCATTGCAATATGGCGGGTATATTATCGGAGATGGGGAATTATACAGAGTCGAATAAGATTCTGGCCCATGTCCTGGAGAAGATTGATCCGGCCATGACCGAATGCCATTTCTATATGGCTAATAACTTCGCGAATATGGAAAGCTTTGAAGAAGCGGAGCGCGCGCTGGTCACTTACCTCGAAGAGGATGCCAGCGGCGAGTTCATCGCTGAATCGGAGGAGCTGATGGAGCTGCTGCAATATGAGCTGAACCGTCCGGCTCCGCTGGTGCGCATCCGCAGCCGCGAAGGTGCCTTTGAGCATGACAAGGCCCGCAGTCTGCTGGAGGAGGGCAAATTCCCCCAGGCGGTGGAGCTGCTGGAGGAGATTACGGCGAGCACGCCGGACTTCCTGGCGGCACATAATAACCTGGCGCTGGCCTATTTCTACATGGGCCGGTTCGCCAAATCGCAGGAATGCCTGAACGAGGTGCTGAAGCAGGACCCGGGCAACCTTCATGCGCTCTGCAACATGGCGATCTTCCTGCAGTATGCGGGCGAGAAGGAGCAGCTGGAGCCTCTGCTGGCGATGTTGGAGGCGACTGTGCCGTTCCACCAGGAGCATGTGTTCAAAATGGCGACCACGATGGGCATCCTGGGACGGCATGACGCGGCTTACAGCCATTTCCGCCGTCTGCTGAAGGATGAGGAGGTCTCCGGCGATGCCGGGCTCTACCATTACTGCGCGGCGGCGGCGAGCAACAGCGGCCGGTACAGTGAGGCGCTGCGCTGCTGGAGGCAGGCCGCCAAGCTGGACCCGGACTCGGCTGTGCCGGCGTTCTTCCTGGCCCAGCTTCAGCAGGCACAGGGGGAAGGCCGGTCCATGCCTGCGGTCAGCTACAATTACCAGCTGCCCTTCCAGGAGCAGCTCAAGCAGTGGAAGGGCCAGCCCGGCCGCTTCACGGAAGAGGTGCGGAATAACCCGCTGCTGCGCGCTTCATTCTTCTGGGCGCTGCGTTACGGGGACGCCTCCACGAAGTTTCAGGTGACCGAAGCCCTCCGCTGGATTGAGGACGAGGAGCTGTCCGGGTCGCTGCGCGGCGTGCTGGAGGAGGAGCTGCTGCAGACGGACCGCCTGCAGGAGGCAGCCTTGTTCAGCCTGCAGCGGCTGATCGGGGGTCACCGCGAGGAAGCGGGCGCCCCTCTTGAGAACCAGGAGCCGGCTGGCGGCAAGCTGCCGGGAACGGGTGGCTTGCCGCCATCCACCACCGGAGTGTAA
- a CDS encoding DUF1858 domain-containing protein, translating to MSKTFRLDEPVFELVNRHPEVVDIMVELGFRDITKPGMLQTAGRFMTLSKGMKLKRIEPETVRRAFESRGFEIIE from the coding sequence ATGAGCAAAACGTTTAGGCTGGATGAACCGGTCTTCGAACTGGTGAACAGGCACCCGGAGGTTGTGGATATTATGGTGGAGCTGGGCTTCCGTGACATTACCAAGCCTGGAATGCTGCAGACGGCAGGACGGTTCATGACGCTGTCCAAGGGCATGAAGTTAAAGCGTATAGAGCCGGAGACCGTTCGGCGGGCCTTTGAGAGCCGCGGCTTCGAGATTATCGAATAG
- a CDS encoding DUF438 domain-containing protein, with amino-acid sequence MSELINNREAGVPEQTRRQAMLREIIKELHAGKSVEEVKARFEEAVGDVTVAEISAMEHSLMTEEGIPVEEVQRLCSVHTAIFKGSIEQIHRSSKPEEQPGHPVHTFKLENREIERLVNFRLELHKDKFKKKASDEMIYKLLEDLSLLLDLDKHYSRKENLLFPYLEKYGIYGPTKVMWGVDDGIRSMIKEAKKALNTFNGETEQIAASLEEIIKEVNEMIFKEENILLPMALDKLTEDEWVRIARESAEIGFCLAAPEQEWIPERAAEPEGAEVPAAEGEGLSPQGFIRFETGLLSLHQLETLMNHLPVDLTFIDENDVVRYFSHGKERIFARTKAVIGRTVQNCHPPQSVHVVEKLLADFKAGVKDAEDFWINIKDKFIYIRYFAVRDADGRYMGTLEFTQNIAPIRALEGQKRILSE; translated from the coding sequence ATGAGCGAGCTGATTAATAACCGCGAGGCCGGTGTCCCGGAGCAGACGCGCCGTCAGGCGATGCTGCGGGAGATCATCAAGGAGCTTCATGCCGGCAAAAGTGTGGAGGAGGTCAAGGCGCGTTTTGAAGAGGCGGTAGGTGATGTGACGGTCGCGGAAATCTCCGCCATGGAACACTCTCTGATGACAGAGGAAGGTATTCCGGTAGAGGAGGTACAGCGGCTCTGCTCCGTGCATACCGCCATCTTCAAAGGCTCGATTGAGCAGATTCACCGTTCTTCGAAGCCTGAGGAGCAGCCCGGCCACCCCGTGCATACCTTCAAGCTGGAGAACCGGGAAATCGAGCGGCTGGTTAACTTCCGGCTGGAGCTGCATAAGGACAAGTTCAAGAAGAAGGCCAGCGATGAGATGATTTACAAGCTGCTGGAGGACTTAAGCCTGCTGCTGGATCTCGACAAGCACTACAGCCGCAAGGAGAATCTGCTGTTCCCTTACCTGGAGAAGTACGGCATTTATGGCCCGACCAAGGTCATGTGGGGCGTCGATGACGGCATCCGCAGCATGATTAAGGAAGCGAAGAAGGCACTTAACACCTTCAACGGGGAGACAGAGCAGATCGCAGCCTCACTGGAAGAGATTATCAAGGAAGTCAATGAGATGATCTTCAAGGAAGAGAATATTCTCTTGCCGATGGCGCTGGATAAGCTGACCGAGGATGAGTGGGTGCGGATCGCCCGGGAGAGCGCCGAGATCGGCTTCTGCCTGGCAGCCCCGGAGCAGGAGTGGATACCGGAACGCGCTGCTGAGCCTGAGGGTGCAGAGGTGCCGGCGGCGGAAGGGGAAGGGCTGTCGCCGCAGGGCTTCATCCGGTTCGAGACCGGGCTGCTGTCGCTCCACCAGCTGGAGACGCTGATGAATCACCTGCCGGTGGACCTCACTTTTATCGATGAGAACGATGTCGTCCGCTACTTCTCGCACGGCAAGGAACGGATCTTTGCCCGGACGAAGGCTGTGATCGGCCGCACGGTGCAGAACTGCCATCCGCCGCAGAGCGTGCATGTTGTGGAGAAGCTGCTGGCTGATTTCAAGGCGGGCGTAAAGGATGCTGAGGACTTCTGGATTAACATCAAGGACAAGTTCATCTATATCCGGTACTTTGCCGTGCGTGATGCAGACGGGCGGTATATGGGAACGCTGGAATTCACCCAGAATATCGCACCGATCCGTGCCTTGGAGGGCCAGAAGCGGATTTTGTCGGAATAG
- the whiA gene encoding DNA-binding protein WhiA, with amino-acid sequence MSFAALTKKELTMIESPPCCEKAEMSALIRMNGSVQLSSKKVVLDISTENAAIARRVYSLLKKYYQVHIELLVRKKMRLKKNNVYIVRIPNQVQEILKDLRIVSEGFIFTDGIDEEIVGKNCCKRAYLRGAFMAGGSVNNPEGSSYHLEIASMYEEHCKALVRLAGEFHLNARCIERKKGFILYIKEGEKIIEFLSLIGAHQALFKFEDVRIMRDMRNSVNRIVNCETANLNKTISAAVRQIENIKLLQREVGLENLPDKLREVAEIRLAHPDINLKEVGDMLGGTVSKSGVNHRLRKIDELADKVRGG; translated from the coding sequence TTGTCTTTTGCGGCCCTTACCAAAAAAGAGCTGACGATGATCGAGAGCCCTCCCTGCTGTGAGAAAGCAGAAATGTCAGCGCTTATCCGTATGAACGGTTCGGTGCAGCTTTCGAGCAAAAAGGTCGTTCTTGACATATCGACGGAGAATGCCGCGATTGCAAGGCGGGTATATTCTTTGCTTAAGAAATATTACCAGGTCCATATCGAGCTGCTCGTGCGTAAAAAAATGCGTTTGAAGAAGAATAACGTCTATATCGTAAGAATCCCGAACCAGGTGCAGGAGATCCTGAAGGATCTGCGGATTGTCTCGGAGGGCTTCATCTTCACGGACGGGATTGATGAGGAAATTGTCGGCAAGAACTGCTGCAAGCGGGCCTACCTGCGCGGAGCGTTCATGGCCGGCGGCTCGGTGAATAATCCGGAGGGCTCCTCGTATCACTTGGAAATCGCTTCCATGTATGAGGAGCACTGCAAGGCGCTCGTCCGGCTGGCTGGTGAATTTCACCTGAATGCCCGCTGCATAGAACGCAAAAAAGGCTTCATCCTATACATCAAGGAAGGCGAGAAGATCATCGAGTTCCTCAGTCTGATCGGAGCCCACCAGGCGCTGTTCAAATTCGAGGATGTGCGGATCATGCGCGATATGCGCAACTCGGTCAACCGGATTGTGAACTGTGAAACGGCCAATCTCAACAAGACCATCAGCGCCGCCGTACGCCAGATTGAGAACATCAAGCTGCTGCAGCGCGAGGTGGGACTGGAGAACCTGCCGGATAAGCTGCGGGAGGTCGCCGAGATCAGACTGGCCCACCCGGACATCAACCTGAAGGAAGTCGGGGATATGCTGGGCGGCACCGTCAGTAAATCGGGAGTAAACCACCGTTTGCGCAAAATTGACGAGCTGGCGGACAAGGTGCGGGGCGGCTGA
- a CDS encoding ribose-phosphate pyrophosphokinase — protein sequence MHHQLRIFSGSSNPKLAADIAERLGAPLGLVKLTRFKSGEIYVHYEESIRNCDVFLVQSLAHPINELFVELLVMIDAAKRASARTVNIIVPYYGYARQERKSAPREPISAKMVADVLTTAGATRVITIDLHAAAIQGFFNIPVDHLTALDLISGYLKVKGLSDLVVVSPDAGRASMAEKLASRLDSPFAIMIKKRPAHNESVITHVIGDVEGRTPIIIEDLIDTGTTIVNVVEGLKERGARNSIVCATHGLFSGDALTRMDHPNIDEIVITDSIALPAEHSSRFAVLSVAPMLAEATRIIIEGGSIDKLFRDAGI from the coding sequence ATGCATCATCAATTACGGATTTTTTCCGGTTCGTCGAATCCGAAGCTGGCCGCTGACATCGCGGAGCGCCTTGGCGCACCGCTGGGCCTGGTCAAACTGACACGTTTCAAAAGCGGCGAGATTTATGTGCATTATGAAGAGAGCATCCGGAACTGCGACGTATTTTTGGTGCAATCCCTGGCTCATCCGATTAACGAGCTGTTCGTCGAGCTGCTGGTGATGATTGATGCCGCCAAACGCGCCTCGGCCAGAACGGTGAACATTATCGTTCCGTATTACGGGTATGCCCGGCAGGAGCGCAAATCGGCCCCGCGTGAGCCCATCTCCGCCAAAATGGTCGCCGATGTGCTGACGACTGCTGGCGCGACCCGGGTGATTACCATCGATCTCCATGCGGCGGCGATTCAAGGATTCTTCAATATTCCGGTGGATCATCTGACGGCGCTTGACCTGATCAGCGGGTATCTGAAGGTGAAGGGGCTGAGCGATCTGGTGGTGGTCTCCCCGGATGCGGGACGCGCCTCCATGGCCGAGAAGCTGGCCAGCCGGCTCGATTCCCCGTTCGCCATTATGATTAAGAAGCGTCCGGCCCACAACGAATCGGTGATTACACATGTCATCGGCGATGTGGAGGGCAGAACGCCGATCATTATCGAGGATCTGATCGATACCGGAACCACGATCGTGAACGTGGTCGAGGGACTGAAGGAGCGGGGCGCCCGGAACAGCATTGTCTGTGCAACGCACGGCCTGTTCTCCGGGGATGCGCTGACGCGCATGGATCACCCCAATATCGATGAGATCGTCATCACGGATTCTATCGCCCTGCCGGCTGAGCATTCCAGCCGATTCGCGGTGCTCTCGGTCGCTCCCATGCTGGCCGAAGCCACGAGAATTATCATCGAGGGCGGTTCCATAGACAAGCTGTTCAGAGACGCGGGGATTTAA
- the thiC gene encoding phosphomethylpyrimidine synthase ThiC, translating into MKNEAVDLSQFPASRKVYVEGSRPDIQVPMREISLSRTEGVAGDQENEPLRVYDTSGIYTDAAQAADIRTGLPPHRLHWIQERGDAEEYLGREVRPEDNGIRGSKPPAEAYPGLQRKPLRAQAGRNVTQMHYARQGIITPEMEFIAIRENTRPEFVRDEVAAGRAIIPANINHPESEPMIIGRSFLVKINANIGNSAVSSSIEEEVEKMRWATRWGADTIMDLSTGANIHTTREWIIRNSPVPVGTVPLYQALEKVNGIAEDLTWELYRDTLIEQAEQGVDYFTIHAGVLLRYIPLTSRRMTGIVSRGGSIMAAWCLAHQQENFLYTHFEDICEIMKSYDVAFSLGDGLRPGSIADANDEAQFAELETLGELTLLAWKHDVQVMVEGPGHVPMHKIKENMDKQLEICREAPFYTLGPLTTDIAPGYDHITSAIGAAMIGSMGTSMLCYVTPKEHLGLPDRNDVREGVITYKIAAHAADLAKGHPGAQDRDDALSKARFEFRWRDQFHLSLDPERALAYHDETLPAEGAKQAHFCSMCGPKFCSMRISHELRNSYNLSKSLSF; encoded by the coding sequence ATGAAGAACGAAGCGGTGGATCTTTCACAGTTCCCCGCAAGCCGTAAGGTGTATGTGGAGGGCTCGCGCCCGGATATTCAGGTTCCGATGCGGGAGATTAGCCTTAGCCGAACCGAGGGCGTTGCCGGGGATCAGGAGAATGAACCGCTGCGTGTCTATGACACCAGCGGTATCTATACCGATGCTGCGCAAGCGGCCGATATCCGCACAGGGCTGCCGCCGCACCGTTTGCACTGGATACAGGAGCGCGGTGATGCCGAGGAATACCTGGGGAGAGAGGTGCGGCCCGAGGATAACGGCATCCGCGGGAGCAAGCCGCCTGCAGAAGCATATCCGGGACTGCAGCGGAAGCCCCTCCGGGCGCAGGCCGGGCGCAATGTAACGCAAATGCATTATGCCCGGCAAGGAATCATTACACCGGAAATGGAGTTCATCGCGATCCGCGAGAATACCCGGCCGGAATTCGTAAGGGATGAGGTTGCTGCGGGCCGGGCCATTATTCCGGCCAACATTAATCACCCGGAGAGCGAGCCGATGATCATTGGCCGCAGCTTTCTGGTGAAGATCAATGCGAACATCGGAAATTCGGCAGTCTCTTCTTCCATTGAGGAGGAAGTAGAGAAGATGCGGTGGGCTACCCGCTGGGGAGCCGACACCATTATGGATCTGTCCACCGGCGCGAACATTCATACCACCCGGGAATGGATCATCCGCAATTCACCTGTGCCTGTCGGCACGGTGCCCTTGTACCAAGCCCTGGAGAAGGTGAATGGCATCGCGGAGGATCTAACCTGGGAGCTGTACCGCGATACGCTGATTGAACAGGCGGAGCAGGGGGTGGACTACTTCACCATTCATGCCGGGGTGCTGCTGCGCTATATCCCGCTGACCTCCCGGAGAATGACCGGTATTGTATCGCGGGGCGGCTCCATTATGGCTGCGTGGTGCCTGGCCCATCAGCAGGAGAACTTCCTGTACACCCACTTTGAAGACATATGTGAGATTATGAAGAGTTATGATGTGGCCTTCTCGCTGGGGGACGGACTGCGGCCCGGCTCCATTGCCGATGCTAATGACGAAGCCCAATTCGCCGAACTGGAGACGCTGGGAGAGCTGACGCTACTTGCCTGGAAGCATGACGTTCAGGTGATGGTAGAAGGCCCGGGGCATGTGCCGATGCATAAGATCAAGGAGAATATGGATAAGCAGCTTGAGATTTGCCGGGAAGCCCCCTTCTATACGCTGGGGCCGCTGACTACGGACATTGCGCCAGGGTATGACCATATCACCTCGGCTATAGGGGCCGCAATGATCGGCTCGATGGGTACGTCGATGCTGTGTTACGTAACGCCCAAGGAGCATTTGGGCCTGCCGGACAGGAATGATGTACGCGAAGGCGTGATTACCTATAAAATTGCTGCACATGCCGCAGACCTCGCCAAAGGTCATCCGGGTGCGCAGGACAGGGACGATGCTTTGTCCAAAGCGCGGTTCGAGTTCCGCTGGCGGGATCAGTTCCATCTCTCCCTGGACCCGGAAAGAGCGCTCGCGTATCATGACGAGACTCTTCCGGCAGAGGGGGCGAAGCAGGCGCATTTCTGCTCCATGTGCGGCCCTAAATTCTGCAGCATGCGAATCTCGCATGAACTGCGTAACAGCTATAATCTAAGCAAATCGCTGTCATTCTAA
- a CDS encoding ROK family glucokinase, whose protein sequence is MSENIYVGVDLGGTTIKVGICNAEGSLLHTYEGPTGTADGVDAVIDNIEKYVRQIVEDSPYSWDQLAGVGAGLAGFTNIREGIIILAPNIGFRDVPIRSILEGRLNKPVKIDNDANVAALGEAWSGAGRGIDNCVCYTLGTGVGGGIIINGRVYQGFAGLAGELGHISVVPDLEAIQCGCGNMGCLETVSSATGIIRMANDAVARGDRTSLSTVEKIAAKEVFDAAKAGDEAALRIVNRAAFYLGKSMASVAAVLNPEVFIVGGGVSKAGDILFDEVRRVFAKLAPAPLQTGVSIVPAALGNDAGIIGAAGLVLRS, encoded by the coding sequence ATGTCTGAAAATATCTACGTTGGCGTGGATTTAGGTGGTACCACGATTAAGGTTGGAATCTGCAATGCCGAAGGAAGCCTGCTGCACACTTACGAGGGTCCGACAGGGACTGCGGACGGCGTGGATGCTGTCATCGACAATATCGAGAAGTATGTGCGTCAGATTGTAGAGGATTCTCCGTACTCCTGGGACCAGCTGGCCGGTGTGGGAGCGGGGCTCGCCGGGTTTACGAATATTCGTGAAGGCATTATTATCCTTGCGCCGAACATAGGATTTCGGGATGTGCCGATCCGTTCCATTCTGGAGGGTCGTCTGAACAAGCCAGTCAAAATAGACAATGATGCCAACGTGGCAGCGCTGGGTGAAGCCTGGAGCGGTGCAGGACGCGGCATTGACAACTGTGTCTGCTATACGCTCGGTACGGGTGTCGGCGGCGGTATTATCATTAACGGCCGGGTATATCAGGGCTTCGCCGGTCTGGCCGGAGAGCTTGGACATATCTCGGTGGTACCTGACCTGGAGGCGATCCAATGCGGCTGCGGCAATATGGGCTGTCTGGAAACCGTTTCCTCGGCGACAGGCATTATCCGTATGGCGAATGATGCTGTAGCCCGCGGAGACCGCACCTCGCTGTCCACTGTGGAGAAGATTGCTGCGAAGGAAGTATTTGATGCCGCCAAGGCCGGAGATGAAGCTGCCCTGCGGATCGTGAACCGGGCGGCGTTCTACCTGGGCAAATCTATGGCGTCCGTTGCTGCTGTTCTGAATCCGGAAGTGTTCATCGTCGGCGGAGGGGTCTCCAAGGCAGGCGATATTCTGTTCGATGAGGTCCGCCGGGTGTTCGCCAAGCTTGCTCCTGCACCGCTGCAGACCGGTGTCTCGATCGTGCCTGCGGCCCTTGGCAATGACGCTGGTATTATTGGTGCCGCTGGTCTGGTGCTGCGTTCTTAA
- a CDS encoding HPr family phosphocarrier protein, whose product MTKHPVVVRLKTGLHARPAALFVQEANKFSSEIFVEKDDKKVNAKSIMGIMSLAISSGTEIHISADGADAEQAVTALTSLVSKEELENQ is encoded by the coding sequence ATGACAAAGCACCCGGTAGTTGTCCGGTTGAAGACGGGGCTCCATGCCCGGCCGGCAGCCTTGTTTGTGCAAGAAGCTAACAAGTTCTCGTCGGAGATCTTCGTGGAGAAAGACGATAAAAAGGTTAACGCTAAGAGCATCATGGGCATTATGAGCCTGGCAATCAGTTCCGGTACGGAGATTCATATCAGCGCAGACGGCGCCGATGCGGAACAGGCTGTAACCGCTTTGACCAGTCTAGTGAGCAAGGAAGAACTGGAGAACCAATAA
- the trxB gene encoding thioredoxin-disulfide reductase, translating to MYKTIVIGTGPAGLTAAIYLARANLSPLVIEGLQPGGQLTTTTEVENFPGFPEGILGPDLMDNMRKQAERFGAEFKNGWVESVDFSQRPFKVTVDGMGVLEAESVIISTGASAKYLGIPGEQENVGRGVSTCATCDGFFFRGKKIVVVGGGDSAMEEASFLTRFASNVTLVHRRPELRASKIMQDRARDNSKVSWALNRTPVEITVGDTGVKGITVLNNETGQTELLEADGVFVAIGHTPNTAFLGGQINTDANGYIIVKPGTTETNIPGVFACGDVQDNRYRQAISAAGTGCMAAMDAEKYLEGSMVHDWSESLDK from the coding sequence ATGTACAAGACGATTGTAATCGGAACAGGCCCGGCCGGGCTGACGGCCGCGATTTATCTGGCGCGCGCGAACCTGAGCCCGCTGGTCATTGAAGGCTTACAGCCTGGCGGACAGCTGACAACGACGACAGAAGTGGAGAACTTTCCAGGCTTCCCTGAAGGCATTCTGGGACCGGACCTGATGGACAATATGCGCAAGCAGGCGGAACGCTTCGGCGCTGAGTTCAAGAACGGCTGGGTGGAATCGGTTGATTTCTCGCAGCGTCCGTTCAAGGTGACGGTTGACGGGATGGGTGTGCTGGAAGCGGAATCGGTGATTATCTCGACCGGAGCATCCGCGAAATATCTGGGCATTCCGGGCGAGCAGGAGAATGTGGGACGCGGGGTCAGCACGTGCGCAACCTGTGACGGCTTCTTTTTCCGCGGCAAAAAGATTGTCGTGGTCGGCGGCGGCGACTCCGCCATGGAGGAGGCCAGCTTCCTGACCCGCTTCGCCTCTAATGTTACGCTGGTTCACCGCCGTCCGGAGCTGCGCGCCTCCAAGATCATGCAGGACCGTGCACGCGATAACAGTAAGGTATCCTGGGCACTCAACCGTACCCCGGTCGAGATTACCGTGGGCGATACCGGCGTGAAGGGAATCACCGTGCTGAACAACGAGACCGGCCAGACCGAGCTGCTGGAAGCCGATGGCGTGTTCGTGGCGATCGGGCACACTCCGAATACCGCCTTCCTGGGCGGGCAGATCAACACGGATGCGAACGGGTACATTATCGTGAAGCCGGGCACGACCGAGACGAATATCCCCGGTGTCTTCGCCTGCGGCGATGTGCAGGATAACCGGTACCGCCAGGCGATATCGGCAGCCGGAACCGGCTGTATGGCCGCGATGGATGCCGAGAAGTACCTGGAAGGCAGCATGGTGCATGACTGGAGCGAATCGCTGGACAAATAG